From a single Paenibacillus sp. FSL W8-0426 genomic region:
- a CDS encoding alpha-L-fucosidase encodes MQKWLEDAKLGIFIHYGIYAVHGVAESWSFYNGRMSYEDYMKQLDGFTASKFDADAWADLIEKSGAKYAVLTTKHHDGVALWDTKHSHLNTVKKTPAARDIVKQYADAITERGLRLGFYFSLIDWSHPDYPSVYEGGNVPEDPASANRFSSPVDGIQDESRWEKFLEFNNRQLEELLTGYGKVDLLWFDGDWERSAEQWNLPHFKHYLKSFQPEIIINSRLQGHGDYKTPEQGLPITRPEGPWEFCTTINGSWGYVPADEHYKSLHQIVRMFCDCISMGGNMLLDIGPKEDGTIDGRQEAILLGLGSWIRAHEEAVYGTKEGVMSRYYGDGSTLSADEKTLYLFVHGDPKESICMKGLCNEIQKVSVLHSGKPLTYDIHGGVPWFQIPGTTWIHLTREDTHELTTVIKLEFAEKVNMYGGSGAVVTHH; translated from the coding sequence GTGCAGAAATGGCTTGAGGATGCGAAATTAGGAATATTCATTCATTACGGCATTTATGCGGTGCACGGCGTGGCGGAGTCATGGTCGTTTTACAATGGGCGCATGTCATACGAGGATTATATGAAGCAGCTGGACGGTTTCACCGCTTCCAAGTTTGATGCAGATGCATGGGCCGACTTGATCGAGAAATCGGGCGCCAAATATGCGGTGCTGACGACGAAGCACCATGATGGCGTGGCTCTGTGGGATACGAAGCACAGCCATTTGAACACCGTGAAGAAGACGCCCGCCGCGCGGGATATTGTCAAGCAATACGCGGATGCAATCACCGAAAGAGGGTTGCGGCTCGGGTTTTACTTTTCCCTGATCGACTGGTCCCACCCGGATTATCCGAGTGTATATGAAGGCGGGAACGTGCCCGAAGATCCTGCTTCGGCCAATCGCTTCTCCAGCCCCGTAGACGGCATCCAGGATGAATCCAGATGGGAGAAGTTTCTCGAGTTTAACAACCGGCAGCTGGAAGAACTGCTTACCGGATACGGCAAGGTAGACCTGCTGTGGTTCGACGGGGACTGGGAACGCAGCGCGGAGCAATGGAATTTGCCTCATTTCAAGCATTATTTGAAATCGTTCCAGCCGGAAATCATCATTAATTCGCGTTTACAAGGGCATGGGGATTACAAGACGCCGGAGCAAGGCCTTCCGATTACCCGTCCAGAGGGGCCGTGGGAATTTTGCACAACGATCAACGGTTCATGGGGGTATGTTCCTGCGGATGAGCATTACAAATCGCTGCATCAGATCGTGCGCATGTTCTGCGACTGTATCTCGATGGGCGGCAATATGCTGCTCGATATCGGACCGAAGGAAGACGGCACGATCGATGGGAGACAAGAAGCGATTCTGCTTGGATTGGGCAGTTGGATCAGAGCGCACGAAGAAGCCGTCTATGGGACAAAGGAGGGGGTCATGAGCCGATATTACGGGGATGGCAGCACGCTCTCGGCAGATGAGAAGACACTGTATCTCTTTGTGCATGGGGATCCGAAGGAAAGCATCTGCATGAAAGGGTTGTGCAATGAGATCCAAAAGGTATCGGTGCTTCACTCCGGCAAGCCACTGACCTATGACATCCACGGAGGGGTTCCCTGGTTCCAAATTCCCGGCACAACCTGGATTCATCTGACTCGCGAAGATACCCATGAGCTGACAACGGTAATCAAGCTGGAGTTTGCCGAAAAAGTCAACATGTATGGCGGCTCGGGAGCCGTCGTTACACATCACTGA
- a CDS encoding helix-turn-helix domain-containing protein, which produces MRINYFKSRLFLKYICSYLLILLIPLVLMTIFIYENAVKTLRTEIENSRLAQLSQTKTMIDSRMKELSDIASRISYDHRLSHYKATQTLTSPEAIRALDQYKATSSIMDEIYLYFHNGKHIYSSKGLTDFDVFAHNLGFANWDKTSLQHDLNEIKHPMVRPADTVSIKEGLQDRKLAYLIPITPNSLNPHATVMYFIKESAITDLMDSILGSYQGLTFVLDGEGQVLAANHQGDTLSADASEMLLNQMVPGIQERALDGKAYSIVAVQSETNGWTYMTVMPSSQFFSSVLNVRDVMLMIIGVVLLVGAVIALVLAKMQYQPISALVEFVSSRVPKKNGEETIGYGNELQRIHTALQDFSSRIDMQEPFARNQYLSTLIKSGNPELVSPEMMQLFDLKLNKKYLFVMVVGWNESNADREHRRRIASTLAHIDMPDMCATGYGVELPQLDRFGIIMNFDAVAGLDETVQMKQTMEHVQRMLVESHSIAPMIGAGSIYRQLHELNQSYIEACSAFDLLVPGDRGASALFEEMYKDTTPSYWIPNQTHLKLAQSLKQGNMEIASRTIRSSIENLQSSMQPALILRCVSFDLLNTVLKTASELGDYQLIQRLTPDMTVGGSLKELESMLLSLASQICAEVQQGALQEEQSLIDRIVNYIDAHYREHSLSLDTLAYEFEISPSHVSRFFKEKTGINFLQYIWQKRLDMVVHQLKTTDTPIKDLIQEVGYLDTPNFIRKFKKETGLTPGQYRKLHRVTASDAESGSAS; this is translated from the coding sequence TTGAGAATAAACTATTTCAAATCCAGGCTGTTCCTCAAATACATCTGTTCTTACCTGCTCATTCTGCTGATCCCCCTGGTGCTCATGACCATATTCATCTATGAAAATGCCGTGAAGACGCTCCGGACAGAGATCGAAAACTCACGACTGGCCCAACTCTCACAAACCAAAACGATGATCGATAGCCGCATGAAAGAGCTCAGCGATATTGCTTCCCGGATTTCGTACGACCATCGGCTGTCCCATTATAAGGCGACTCAAACGCTGACCAGCCCGGAAGCGATTCGCGCATTGGATCAATACAAAGCCACCAGCTCCATCATGGATGAAATCTATCTGTACTTCCATAACGGCAAACATATTTACTCCAGCAAAGGACTTACCGACTTCGACGTATTTGCGCACAATCTTGGCTTCGCTAATTGGGACAAAACGTCCTTGCAGCATGATCTGAATGAAATCAAACATCCGATGGTAAGACCCGCCGATACGGTCAGCATTAAAGAAGGCTTGCAAGACCGCAAACTGGCTTATCTGATCCCGATTACACCCAACAGCTTGAACCCGCATGCAACCGTGATGTACTTCATCAAGGAGTCGGCAATTACCGATTTGATGGATTCCATCCTTGGAAGTTATCAAGGCTTAACCTTTGTACTTGACGGAGAAGGGCAAGTACTTGCGGCCAACCATCAAGGCGATACGCTAAGCGCAGACGCTTCAGAAATGTTGTTGAATCAGATGGTTCCAGGCATACAAGAACGAGCACTGGATGGTAAAGCCTATTCCATTGTCGCCGTACAATCCGAAACCAATGGCTGGACGTACATGACCGTCATGCCCAGCTCCCAATTTTTCAGCAGCGTGCTTAACGTTCGGGATGTCATGCTGATGATCATCGGAGTCGTACTGCTTGTCGGAGCGGTTATCGCATTGGTGCTTGCCAAAATGCAGTATCAGCCCATCTCAGCATTGGTTGAGTTTGTTTCATCCCGCGTTCCGAAGAAGAATGGCGAAGAAACAATCGGTTACGGGAACGAACTACAGCGAATACACACTGCACTGCAAGATTTCAGTTCCCGGATTGATATGCAGGAACCGTTCGCCCGCAATCAATATTTGTCCACGCTCATCAAATCCGGCAACCCGGAGCTGGTTTCACCTGAAATGATGCAGCTCTTCGATCTGAAACTGAACAAGAAGTATTTATTCGTCATGGTTGTCGGCTGGAACGAATCCAATGCCGATCGGGAGCACCGTCGCCGGATTGCAAGCACACTTGCCCATATCGATATGCCTGATATGTGCGCTACCGGGTATGGCGTTGAACTGCCGCAGCTGGACCGATTCGGCATCATCATGAATTTCGATGCAGTAGCGGGACTAGACGAGACCGTTCAAATGAAGCAAACGATGGAACACGTGCAGCGCATGCTCGTTGAATCGCACTCCATTGCACCGATGATTGGCGCCGGAAGCATTTATCGACAGCTGCATGAGCTGAATCAGTCGTACATCGAGGCCTGCTCCGCCTTTGATCTGCTCGTTCCGGGTGACCGCGGGGCTTCCGCATTGTTCGAAGAAATGTATAAGGACACAACTCCTTCCTACTGGATCCCGAACCAGACCCATCTGAAACTGGCCCAAAGCTTGAAGCAAGGCAATATGGAGATCGCGTCACGGACGATACGCTCTTCCATAGAAAACCTTCAATCTTCCATGCAGCCGGCGCTGATTCTGCGTTGCGTCAGCTTTGATTTGTTGAACACGGTGTTGAAGACCGCTTCAGAGCTTGGCGACTATCAACTGATACAACGACTGACTCCCGACATGACGGTCGGCGGTTCGCTGAAGGAGCTGGAATCCATGCTGCTGTCCCTGGCTTCGCAAATTTGTGCCGAAGTGCAGCAAGGGGCTCTGCAAGAAGAGCAATCGTTGATCGATCGGATCGTTAACTATATCGATGCACATTACAGGGAACACAGTTTAAGTCTGGATACCCTTGCTTACGAGTTTGAAATTTCGCCCTCGCACGTCAGCCGTTTCTTCAAAGAAAAGACGGGCATCAATTTCCTGCAATATATTTGGCAAAAGCGGCTGGACATGGTCGTGCATCAGTTGAAAACAACGGATACTCCCATTAAAGACCTCATTCAGGAGGTTGGTTACTTGGATACGCCGAACTTTATCCGCAAATTCAAAAAGGAGACCGGACTTACGCCAGGTCAATATCGCAAGCTCCATCGCGTCACGGCAAGCGATGCGGAGAGCGGATCTGCGAGTTGA
- a CDS encoding extracellular solute-binding protein — MKGVRKKSTVLLSLTLVASLLAACGNASDGGSTAEPGTPEETGVKQEGFPIVDEPITLTMMSQDVGVADWNTMPVIQEAEKLTNIKFEFRLTPIDSFATKKNLVFASGDLPDVLYGADLTPAEQVTYGTQGSLIALEPYIDGGYAPNLKKLFDENPDIRKSFTTPEGHIYALPFIDSAAVWYRSPMWYNGKMLEALGVKELPQTTEELYAFLKRVKTEDPNGNGQADEIPLTSVKLDDLRMYFLGFWGMYDPVVYVDKQDNVFYTPMQEGYKGYLEFMNRLWKEELLDHETFSQTPEQKKAKGENNQIALFNDYYSYFTLGGDPNEAMKNPLMTPVASEIEGSPVYGMHPGLSANGTFAITSVNEHPEATMRWIDYLYSIEGQTLFNQGPEGTLWKYTNKATYEKEWLPVPGGGDREEYRGTITPNFGMLTPGHNSPELTNGLTTEFDEWIKKENEAKLIPIGKAPYPNAYLTNEQQDEASALLSDLSTYVKQMEAKFVTGEVPMSEWDSYVAQMKKMGGDRIQEIYQEVYDTWNAAGQ; from the coding sequence ATGAAAGGAGTTCGCAAGAAGTCGACGGTTCTGCTCAGTTTGACGTTAGTTGCCAGTTTGCTGGCTGCATGCGGGAATGCCTCTGACGGTGGTTCAACCGCCGAACCGGGGACGCCGGAGGAGACAGGAGTGAAGCAGGAAGGTTTTCCGATCGTTGACGAGCCGATTACATTGACCATGATGTCCCAGGATGTGGGTGTCGCGGATTGGAACACCATGCCTGTCATTCAGGAAGCCGAGAAGCTGACGAACATTAAATTTGAATTCCGACTCACGCCCATAGACAGCTTCGCCACGAAGAAAAACCTCGTTTTTGCCAGCGGCGATTTGCCCGACGTGCTCTACGGTGCGGATCTGACGCCAGCAGAACAGGTTACTTACGGAACCCAAGGCTCGCTGATTGCGCTTGAACCGTACATTGACGGAGGATATGCGCCAAACCTCAAAAAACTCTTCGATGAAAATCCGGACATTCGCAAATCATTCACAACACCCGAAGGTCACATATATGCGCTCCCCTTCATCGACAGTGCAGCCGTCTGGTATCGCAGTCCGATGTGGTATAACGGCAAAATGCTCGAAGCGCTTGGTGTAAAAGAACTTCCGCAGACGACGGAGGAACTGTACGCATTTCTGAAAAGAGTGAAGACCGAGGATCCGAACGGAAACGGGCAAGCCGACGAAATTCCGCTCACTTCCGTGAAATTGGATGATCTGCGAATGTACTTTTTGGGCTTCTGGGGAATGTATGATCCGGTTGTATATGTCGATAAGCAGGACAATGTTTTTTATACACCGATGCAGGAAGGATACAAAGGTTATTTGGAGTTCATGAACCGTCTGTGGAAGGAAGAGTTATTGGATCATGAAACGTTCTCCCAAACGCCTGAGCAGAAAAAAGCCAAAGGAGAAAACAATCAAATCGCGCTCTTTAACGATTATTATTCCTATTTTACATTGGGCGGCGATCCGAATGAAGCGATGAAAAATCCGCTCATGACACCGGTGGCCAGCGAGATTGAAGGTTCGCCCGTTTACGGTATGCACCCTGGACTCTCGGCTAACGGAACGTTTGCCATTACCAGCGTGAATGAACATCCGGAAGCGACGATGCGTTGGATCGACTATTTGTATTCGATTGAGGGCCAAACCCTATTTAACCAAGGCCCGGAAGGCACGCTTTGGAAGTATACCAACAAAGCTACGTATGAAAAAGAATGGCTGCCTGTCCCGGGAGGCGGCGACCGCGAAGAGTACAGAGGCACGATTACGCCGAACTTCGGCATGCTGACGCCAGGACACAACTCGCCCGAACTGACGAATGGCCTGACCACGGAATTCGATGAATGGATCAAGAAAGAAAACGAAGCGAAGCTGATCCCGATCGGCAAAGCGCCATATCCTAACGCCTATTTGACCAACGAACAGCAGGATGAAGCTTCAGCGTTGCTGTCGGACCTGAGTACGTATGTCAAACAAATGGAAGCGAAGTTTGTGACCGGAGAAGTGCCGATGTCCGAATGGGACAGCTATGTAGCCCAGATGAAAAAGATGGGCGGGGACCGCATCCAGGAAATTTATCAGGAAGTTTACGATACTTGGAATGCTGCCGGTCAATAA
- a CDS encoding carbohydrate ABC transporter permease, whose product MTTGIKETRQDRIFLTLNYIFVTIAFLLVAYPLAYMISASISNPKEVASGAMWLFPKDITFEGYHRVLQDQRIWSGYANTILYTVVGTAVNLMVTIPAAYALSRKDFVGRGFFMGMFMVTMFFGGGLVPSYLLIKGLGLIDSMWALILPSAASVWNIIVTRTFFQGTIPGELQEAAQIDGCSNFKLFFSIVLPLSMPIIAVMALFYGVGHWNSYFSAMIYLNDSAKYPLQFVLRQILVLQEMSAQGSGMMDGSSASALNNKAEVAALVRYAVIIVSTLPVIIVYPFLQRYFVQGVMIGSVKG is encoded by the coding sequence ATGACAACAGGCATCAAAGAAACGAGGCAAGACCGGATTTTTCTGACACTGAATTATATTTTCGTCACCATTGCGTTTCTGCTTGTCGCTTATCCGTTGGCATACATGATCAGTGCTTCGATCAGCAATCCCAAAGAGGTCGCTTCCGGTGCGATGTGGCTCTTTCCCAAGGACATTACGTTCGAAGGGTACCACAGAGTGCTTCAGGATCAGAGGATCTGGTCAGGTTACGCAAACACCATTTTATATACGGTCGTGGGTACGGCAGTGAATCTCATGGTCACCATTCCGGCGGCTTATGCGCTTAGCAGAAAGGATTTCGTTGGCCGAGGTTTTTTTATGGGCATGTTCATGGTCACGATGTTTTTTGGCGGCGGGCTTGTTCCGAGTTATCTGTTGATCAAAGGGTTGGGGCTGATTGACAGCATGTGGGCATTGATTCTGCCTTCCGCGGCCTCGGTATGGAACATTATCGTTACCCGTACCTTCTTTCAAGGAACCATCCCCGGCGAGCTTCAAGAAGCCGCCCAGATTGACGGATGTTCCAATTTCAAGCTGTTTTTTAGCATCGTCCTGCCCTTGTCGATGCCGATCATTGCCGTTATGGCTCTCTTCTATGGCGTCGGACACTGGAACAGTTACTTTTCGGCGATGATTTATTTGAACGATTCGGCAAAATACCCGCTGCAGTTCGTGCTGAGGCAGATTCTCGTTCTTCAGGAAATGTCTGCCCAAGGCTCCGGCATGATGGACGGATCTTCCGCTTCCGCGCTCAACAACAAAGCGGAGGTAGCAGCACTCGTCCGTTACGCGGTTATTATTGTGTCAACGCTGCCGGTGATTATCGTATATCCGTTTTTGCAACGCTACTTCGTCCAGGGTGTCATGATCGGTTCGGTTAAAGGCTGA
- a CDS encoding ABC transporter permease subunit: MNRAKINKKRWKKVWKNWELYLFIAPAFLYFLIFHYGPMYGIQIAFKNYNPARGIFGSAWTGFDHFNRFFDSYYFWDLMWNTLAISLYELAVGFPIPIILALAFNELKHKRFKKWVQTVTYAPHFISIVVMVGMIIAFLSPSTGIVIRLLEWVGIDAPAFLTSPAWFKTVYVLSGVWQSAGWGTIIYLAALSAVDPGLHEAAIIDGANRMQRIRHINIPVLVPTMTILLILNMGSLLGVGFEKILLMQNPLNMESSDVISTFVYRSGLENAQYSFSTAVGLFNSVINAILLITVNQVVRKTSENSLW, translated from the coding sequence CTGAACAGGGCCAAGATCAACAAGAAACGATGGAAGAAGGTCTGGAAAAACTGGGAGCTCTATCTGTTCATTGCGCCGGCATTTTTGTATTTCCTCATTTTCCATTACGGACCGATGTACGGCATCCAGATTGCGTTCAAAAATTACAATCCGGCCCGCGGTATTTTTGGAAGCGCATGGACGGGTTTCGATCACTTCAACCGTTTTTTTGATTCGTATTATTTTTGGGACTTGATGTGGAACACGCTGGCGATCAGTTTGTATGAGCTGGCGGTTGGTTTTCCGATCCCGATCATTTTGGCGCTGGCCTTCAATGAACTGAAACACAAACGTTTCAAAAAATGGGTGCAAACGGTCACTTACGCGCCGCATTTCATCTCCATCGTAGTGATGGTCGGCATGATCATTGCTTTCCTGTCGCCGTCCACAGGCATCGTTATTCGTTTGCTCGAATGGGTGGGCATCGATGCACCTGCTTTTCTGACAAGCCCGGCCTGGTTCAAGACGGTCTACGTTCTCTCTGGCGTATGGCAGAGCGCAGGGTGGGGCACGATCATTTATCTTGCCGCCTTGTCAGCCGTCGACCCGGGCCTTCATGAAGCGGCGATCATTGACGGAGCGAACCGGATGCAGCGCATTCGTCACATCAACATTCCCGTGCTGGTGCCAACGATGACCATTTTGCTCATTCTGAATATGGGAAGTTTGCTGGGCGTGGGGTTTGAGAAAATTCTCTTAATGCAAAACCCGTTAAACATGGAGTCGTCCGATGTGATTTCAACATTCGTCTACCGCTCCGGTCTGGAAAATGCACAATACAGCTTCTCCACCGCCGTCGGGTTGTTCAATTCCGTCATTAACGCGATTCTGCTCATTACGGTCAATCAAGTCGTGCGCAAAACGAGTGAGAACAGTCTGTGGTAA